A genomic segment from Nodularia sphaerocarpa UHCC 0038 encodes:
- a CDS encoding DUF29 family protein, whose amino-acid sequence MEELIELRELLKRGNISSALLMIDEMEEMSQKDILNKIRSYGIILLLHLIKQEIEKRTTRSWDVSIRNAILEIQDLNARPKSKGTYLDDYELRESLESAYRQAINQASLEINEGQYESSELQQMINKQDICNRAMAALSVFPDDQ is encoded by the coding sequence ATGGAAGAACTTATAGAATTGCGCGAATTATTAAAAAGAGGCAACATATCCAGTGCGCTATTGATGATTGATGAAATGGAAGAGATGAGCCAAAAGGATATTCTCAATAAAATTCGTAGTTATGGCATCATCCTTCTGTTACACTTGATCAAGCAGGAAATAGAAAAACGCACAACCCGATCTTGGGATGTATCGATCCGAAATGCGATTTTAGAAATTCAAGACTTGAACGCTCGTCCCAAATCTAAAGGCACATACCTTGATGATTACGAACTCCGCGAATCTCTAGAAAGCGCATACCGTCAAGCAATTAACCAAGCATCTTTAGAGATTAATGAAGGTCAATACGAATCATCTGAGCTTCAGCAAATGATCAACAAACAAGACATTTGCAACAGAGCAATGGCTGCACTCTCAGTATTTCCCGATGACCAATAA
- the tal gene encoding transaldolase — protein sequence MATNHLLEIKQHGQSIWMDNLNREVIQSGELKDLVEHQGISGITSNPAIFEKAISNNAIYDADIEAGIRAGLPTYKIYESLVFTDIRNACDILRPVYEASNRLDGYVSIEVPPTIAHDTEASIAEARRYFQEIGRENLMVKIPGTVAGLPAVEQAIAEGININTTLLFSVDSYINTAQAYMCGLEKRLAQGQDISKIAAVASFFLSRIDSNVDGKIDDKLKRGIDDISHEAKLQAVRGKVAIANAKIAYQEYKKIIQSDRWQSLAAKGAKVQRLLWASTSTKDPKYKDVMYVEELIGPDTVNTLPPATIAACADHCDVANRLETGVEEAYQLMESLKDPDINIDLNVVMEELLVEGIDKFVKPYESLMNSLENKVKLLSPV from the coding sequence ATGGCTACCAACCATTTACTAGAAATTAAACAACATGGTCAAAGTATTTGGATGGATAACTTAAACCGTGAAGTTATTCAATCAGGTGAACTTAAGGACTTGGTAGAACATCAGGGTATCTCTGGGATTACTTCTAATCCAGCCATCTTTGAAAAGGCCATATCGAATAATGCGATCTATGATGCCGATATCGAAGCTGGTATTCGCGCTGGATTACCCACATACAAAATTTACGAATCCCTCGTTTTTACAGATATTCGCAACGCTTGCGATATTCTGCGCCCTGTATATGAAGCCTCAAATAGACTGGATGGTTACGTTAGTATAGAAGTACCACCAACCATCGCCCATGATACGGAAGCATCAATAGCTGAAGCCCGGCGATATTTCCAAGAAATTGGGCGGGAAAATTTGATGGTAAAAATTCCTGGTACAGTAGCTGGTTTACCGGCAGTGGAACAGGCGATCGCAGAAGGTATTAATATTAATACCACGCTGTTATTTTCAGTCGATAGCTACATCAACACAGCCCAGGCTTATATGTGTGGCTTAGAAAAACGGTTAGCACAGGGTCAAGATATCAGCAAAATTGCTGCCGTGGCTAGCTTTTTTCTCAGTCGCATTGATAGTAACGTTGATGGCAAAATTGATGACAAATTGAAGCGTGGTATTGATGATATCTCCCATGAGGCAAAATTGCAAGCTGTGAGGGGGAAAGTGGCGATCGCCAACGCTAAAATTGCCTACCAGGAATACAAAAAAATTATTCAAAGCGACAGATGGCAATCCTTAGCAGCAAAAGGAGCTAAAGTACAACGGTTACTTTGGGCTAGCACCAGCACCAAAGACCCAAAATACAAAGATGTCATGTATGTTGAAGAGTTAATTGGCCCCGACACCGTTAACACCTTACCCCCGGCGACAATAGCCGCTTGTGCTGACCATTGCGATGTCGCTAATCGCTTAGAAACAGGCGTTGAAGAAGCTTACCAACTCATGGAAAGCCTCAAAGATCCAGACATTAACATTGATCTAAATGTCGTCATGGAGGAACTATTAGTGGAAGGTATTGACAAATTCGTTAAACCTTACGAGTCCTTGATGAACTCTTTAGAAAACAAAGTCAAGTTATTGTCGCCAGTGTAG
- the nrdJ gene encoding ribonucleoside-triphosphate reductase, adenosylcobalamin-dependent, with amino-acid sequence MVRELERKRQSAEFPETAPAANPVFFRTYSRRTKAGLRETWDEVCDRTLQGIIELGKLNPAEIAILENMQRNLKTLPSGRWLWVGGTDWVSKPKNFSGAYNCTSTNLQDWSAFGLMMDLAMMGCGTGAVIEPQYINQLPPIRNYLNVTVNGDIGSTSPELRREYTQTEIEGNSVIIHVGDSREGWVESYKSLLELSTDEQFTAEVQVVVDLSDVRQAGETLKGFGGVANPVKLPGLYQRCVSILNKARGRQLNSVECCLLIDQAAVTIVAGNIRRSAGMRQFKADDEQGATAKDNLWQQDENGNWRIDPERDALRMANHTRVFHRKPTLEECVEAVRKQYYSGEGAIQWAGEAVARSNCDLLPTQELKVDFLKSYEQGTAKEWLQAHYPDLDAKELEHRLARYGLNPCITADTWIHTELGARQVKDLIGKQLSVYVNGELFSTTTDGFWLTGVKPVFKVITQEGYELRLTGNHQLLKVTAQTQKKQYTEWVETQDLHPGDSILVHNHRGVQPWESFGTFEQGWLLGSLIGDGSLAATQWGKTAYLRYWEDTQDEMGRYAVTLLKKTVDFSGSTESGCYHQQLKHRVINSSSLARLAADYDVTLENKIPTDKIEQASYEFYRGFLRGLFDADGSVQGNQQKGVSVRLAQSNLETLKRVQRMLSRLGIISTIYQERRPESYRHLPDSNREPALYLCQAQHELVIANDNISSFQTIVGFQEPKKAARLEELCGQYKRKLNRERFSVKITEIVPDGVEAVYDCTVPGVSRFDANGIVAHNCGEIIGSNFHCVSGDTLLITRDGIHKIEDVVGCEVEIWNGEKWSQVKPFQTSSDSPLYRVRFGDGTYLDVTEYHRFFVKDRFGKTYKEVQTKDLMDTSKYSIHTEPFTIQYDDGLSIDVSYAYTLGAAVGDGTTDQNDNAKIRLYGKKAALSVAGNKSATREYDYLPSFTDATNLGFSGEFLKSLKTNPEALNVIASWNRAAILHFLAGLADTDGSNTNSNGIRIYISDYERAYRVQLLLTKCGIRSSLNLCAHQGAVTNYGVRSKDLYYLQITDCGEIPCQRLDVSKGTNAKCKGKWQVVKGVEQLPGLHNTYCFNEPEYHKGVFGNTLTGNCNLAEIHLNQIDPKNFKEQEEAFTAGALSVAALLNHQFLEPRYQESRELDPIVGVSFTGLFDFFVHAFGVDWLHWWSEGRPETPQGLAFKQEEQKYLTFWKDTVHRVVWEYCDRHQIKRPNRCTTVQPSGTKSLLTGASSGWHPPKAQRFIRRITFGKNDPVALACIDYGYSVIPSQSDKDEQGNLLNDPFDPRVSEWLVEIPVAVSWADVPGADQIDVSQFSVLAQFDFVLQVQRWYVTHNTSATLELRSEEVEGLGQKIYETIQNDQGYISAALLARFDDLQSFPRLPFEPIDKLTYERLSQEVKGRRNTDDFCAVLSRYDSGELTEAGPSGCDSDKCMFPDQGPMS; translated from the coding sequence ATGGTTCGAGAGTTAGAAAGAAAACGTCAGAGTGCAGAATTTCCAGAAACCGCGCCAGCAGCGAATCCTGTATTTTTTAGAACCTACAGCCGCCGTACAAAGGCAGGGCTGAGGGAAACATGGGATGAGGTATGCGATCGCACCCTCCAAGGCATCATCGAGTTAGGGAAGCTCAACCCAGCCGAAATTGCCATCCTAGAGAATATGCAACGAAACCTCAAAACCTTACCCAGTGGCCGCTGGTTATGGGTAGGTGGTACAGACTGGGTTAGCAAACCCAAAAACTTTTCCGGGGCTTATAACTGCACCTCCACCAACCTGCAAGACTGGAGTGCCTTTGGGTTGATGATGGATTTAGCCATGATGGGCTGTGGGACTGGAGCCGTTATAGAACCGCAATATATTAATCAATTACCTCCCATCCGCAATTACTTAAATGTGACGGTAAATGGAGATATTGGTAGCACATCTCCAGAATTACGTCGTGAATACACCCAAACCGAGATCGAAGGTAACAGCGTTATTATCCATGTGGGAGATAGCCGGGAAGGTTGGGTAGAATCCTATAAAAGCTTATTGGAACTTTCCACAGATGAACAATTTACAGCAGAAGTGCAAGTAGTCGTTGATCTGAGTGATGTTCGTCAAGCGGGAGAAACTCTCAAGGGCTTTGGAGGGGTGGCTAATCCTGTCAAGTTGCCAGGACTCTATCAGCGTTGTGTATCCATCCTCAATAAAGCCAGAGGACGACAATTAAATTCAGTGGAATGCTGTTTGTTAATTGACCAGGCTGCGGTGACAATTGTTGCAGGAAATATCCGTAGAAGCGCGGGCATGAGACAGTTCAAGGCAGACGATGAACAAGGCGCAACTGCCAAAGATAACCTCTGGCAACAGGATGAAAATGGCAACTGGCGTATTGATCCTGAGCGTGACGCTTTACGGATGGCCAACCATACAAGAGTGTTTCACCGTAAGCCCACATTAGAAGAATGTGTAGAAGCTGTTCGTAAACAATACTACAGTGGCGAAGGTGCGATTCAATGGGCTGGTGAAGCAGTAGCTCGATCCAATTGTGATTTGCTACCAACACAAGAGTTAAAAGTTGATTTCTTGAAATCCTATGAACAAGGAACAGCAAAAGAGTGGTTACAAGCACACTATCCAGATTTAGATGCCAAAGAACTAGAACATCGTTTAGCTCGTTACGGATTAAATCCTTGTATTACTGCTGACACTTGGATTCACACTGAATTAGGTGCGCGACAAGTCAAAGACTTGATAGGCAAACAATTGAGTGTATATGTCAATGGCGAATTATTCAGCACTACAACCGATGGCTTTTGGTTGACAGGAGTAAAACCTGTATTTAAAGTGATTACTCAAGAAGGCTATGAATTGCGTTTAACAGGCAATCATCAGCTACTGAAAGTAACAGCCCAAACCCAGAAAAAGCAATACACCGAGTGGGTAGAAACTCAAGATTTGCACCCTGGCGATTCTATTTTGGTTCATAACCATCGTGGAGTTCAACCTTGGGAAAGCTTTGGTACTTTTGAGCAGGGTTGGTTGCTGGGTAGTCTGATTGGCGATGGTAGCCTTGCTGCAACACAATGGGGTAAAACAGCCTATCTCCGATATTGGGAAGACACCCAAGACGAAATGGGCAGATATGCTGTAACTTTACTCAAAAAGACTGTTGATTTTTCAGGTTCCACAGAATCGGGCTGCTACCATCAACAGCTAAAACATCGAGTCATCAATTCATCAAGCTTGGCTCGATTGGCAGCAGATTATGATGTTACCTTAGAGAACAAAATACCCACAGATAAAATTGAGCAAGCCAGCTATGAGTTTTATCGTGGCTTTTTGCGTGGCTTGTTCGATGCTGATGGCAGTGTTCAAGGTAATCAACAAAAAGGTGTTAGTGTCAGACTGGCACAAAGCAATCTTGAAACTTTGAAGAGAGTTCAAAGAATGCTGTCCCGCTTGGGGATTATTTCCACCATTTATCAAGAACGTCGTCCTGAAAGCTATCGTCATCTTCCTGATAGTAATCGTGAACCAGCTTTATATCTCTGTCAGGCACAGCATGAACTGGTGATTGCTAATGATAATATCTCTTCTTTCCAAACAATCGTGGGATTTCAGGAGCCGAAAAAAGCTGCACGCTTAGAAGAATTATGCGGTCAATACAAACGAAAGCTAAATCGTGAGCGTTTTTCAGTTAAAATCACAGAAATTGTGCCAGATGGTGTAGAAGCAGTTTATGACTGTACTGTGCCTGGAGTTTCTCGATTTGATGCTAACGGCATTGTGGCACACAATTGTGGTGAAATTATCGGCTCTAACTTCCATTGTGTCAGTGGTGATACCTTACTAATCACTAGAGATGGAATCCACAAAATTGAAGATGTTGTGGGCTGTGAAGTAGAAATTTGGAATGGTGAAAAATGGAGTCAAGTCAAACCATTTCAAACAAGTAGCGATTCTCCCCTGTATCGTGTGCGATTTGGAGACGGTACATATTTAGATGTGACTGAGTATCACCGCTTCTTTGTTAAAGATAGGTTTGGCAAGACTTACAAGGAAGTACAAACAAAAGATTTGATGGATACTAGCAAATATAGTATTCACACTGAGCCGTTTACAATTCAGTACGATGACGGATTGAGTATTGATGTCAGCTATGCTTACACTCTAGGCGCAGCTGTCGGAGATGGCACAACAGATCAAAATGACAATGCCAAAATTAGGTTATATGGCAAAAAAGCAGCTTTATCTGTTGCAGGAAATAAATCTGCAACCAGAGAGTATGACTACTTACCTAGTTTTACAGATGCTACAAACTTAGGTTTTTCTGGGGAATTTCTCAAAAGCCTGAAAACAAATCCAGAAGCCTTAAATGTCATTGCTAGTTGGAATCGTGCCGCAATTTTACATTTTCTGGCTGGTTTAGCTGATACAGATGGCTCAAATACAAACAGCAACGGGATCAGAATTTATATCTCTGACTATGAACGAGCATACCGAGTTCAGTTACTACTAACTAAGTGTGGTATTCGTTCATCTTTGAATCTTTGCGCGCATCAAGGGGCTGTGACTAACTATGGTGTTAGAAGCAAAGATTTATACTACTTGCAAATAACTGACTGTGGGGAGATTCCTTGTCAGCGATTGGATGTAAGTAAAGGTACAAATGCCAAGTGCAAAGGTAAATGGCAAGTTGTCAAGGGTGTTGAACAATTGCCAGGATTACATAATACTTACTGCTTTAATGAGCCGGAGTATCATAAGGGCGTTTTTGGTAATACACTCACCGGAAACTGTAATCTTGCGGAGATACACTTAAATCAAATTGATCCCAAGAACTTTAAAGAACAAGAGGAGGCTTTCACGGCTGGGGCGTTATCTGTAGCAGCACTTTTAAATCATCAATTTTTAGAACCCCGCTACCAAGAAAGCCGGGAATTAGATCCGATTGTGGGGGTTTCTTTCACCGGTTTATTTGATTTCTTTGTTCATGCTTTTGGTGTTGACTGGCTGCATTGGTGGTCAGAAGGAAGACCGGAAACTCCCCAAGGATTAGCCTTTAAGCAGGAGGAACAGAAATATTTAACCTTCTGGAAAGATACGGTGCATCGAGTTGTGTGGGAATATTGTGATCGCCATCAAATCAAACGACCCAATCGCTGTACTACAGTCCAACCCAGTGGCACTAAATCCTTGCTCACAGGCGCTAGTTCTGGCTGGCATCCCCCCAAAGCCCAAAGATTTATTCGCCGAATCACTTTTGGCAAAAATGACCCCGTAGCCCTAGCCTGCATTGACTATGGTTACAGTGTAATCCCCTCCCAATCTGACAAAGATGAACAGGGTAACTTGTTAAATGATCCCTTTGACCCCCGCGTTAGTGAATGGCTGGTAGAAATCCCCGTAGCTGTATCTTGGGCTGATGTCCCAGGAGCCGACCAAATTGATGTTTCTCAATTCTCTGTACTAGCTCAATTTGATTTTGTCCTGCAAGTTCAGCGCTGGTATGTGACTCACAACACATCAGCAACCTTAGAATTGCGGTCTGAAGAAGTTGAAGGACTGGGACAGAAGATTTACGAAACCATCCAAAATGATCAGGGTTATATTTCCGCCGCACTTTTAGCTCGGTTTGACGACTTGCAATCATTCCCCCGGCTACCATTTGAACCCATAGACAAACTCACCTATGAGCGTTTAAGTCAAGAAGTGAAAGGGCGACGCAACACAGATGATTTCTGTGCAGTTCTCAGCCGCTATGATTCCGGAGAGTTAACAGAAGCTGGCCCCAGTGGCTGTGACTCAGACAAGTGTATGTTTCCCGACCAGGGGCCAATGTCCTAA
- a CDS encoding PAS domain-containing sensor histidine kinase, translated as MGFLCQTANLTNRVKPKYKGAKKIDKNLRENEARFRAISQAIPVPLIISRLEDGLILYANPELLQTFGCSSEDLINRPVSDLYYDPSERKAILAALIQDESVKNYELLLKRADGSYFWAIASLQYLTFNDESAILAVFSDITERKQAELAFKAQAEREQLMRTVAQRIRQSLNLQEILNTTVEEVRNLLRVDRVVVYQFAPDMSGTIVAESVGAGWTVALGVKIEDTCFQTGGGVEYRQGRKRAIANIYDAGLSDCHLHLLEQFEVQANLVVPILLKIDEENTGACLWGLLVAHQCSSKRDWEDHQLDLLDQLTVQIAIAIQQSSIFQQAQNEIAERQKAENNLRAALLEKEVLLKEVHHRVKNNLQIVSSLLQLQSQTLKDPEIIRVFQDSQNRIDSISLIHKNLYISPNIGKLDVVDYVENLVTSILISYQLEPGRISLETNIDAVNLNIDQAIACGLVINELLSNSLKHAFPGQKQGKITIDLRNNGNDIEMIIQDNGVGLPANLDWSNTDSLGLSLVYDLVTEQIEGSITVERNHGTVFKIQFPHLTLHQ; from the coding sequence TTGGGTTTTCTCTGCCAAACTGCTAATTTAACAAATAGGGTAAAACCAAAATATAAAGGAGCTAAAAAAATAGATAAGAACCTTCGGGAAAATGAAGCTAGATTTCGAGCAATTTCCCAAGCCATTCCTGTACCATTAATTATTTCTCGCTTAGAGGATGGGTTAATTTTATATGCTAATCCAGAATTACTCCAAACATTTGGTTGTTCGTCAGAGGATTTAATTAATCGCCCAGTTTCAGATTTATACTATGATCCATCTGAGAGAAAAGCAATTTTAGCAGCTTTGATCCAAGATGAATCAGTGAAAAATTATGAATTGCTACTCAAGAGAGCAGACGGAAGTTATTTCTGGGCGATCGCCTCACTTCAGTATTTAACTTTTAATGATGAATCGGCAATATTAGCTGTGTTCTCCGACATTACAGAACGCAAGCAAGCTGAACTAGCTTTTAAAGCTCAGGCCGAACGTGAACAATTGATGCGAACTGTAGCTCAACGAATTAGACAATCTTTAAATCTGCAAGAGATTCTGAATACGACAGTTGAAGAAGTGCGGAATTTACTCAGGGTTGATCGAGTTGTAGTTTATCAGTTCGCCCCGGATATGAGCGGCACAATTGTGGCAGAATCGGTGGGAGCAGGATGGACAGTGGCTTTAGGTGTAAAAATTGAAGATACCTGTTTTCAGACAGGTGGAGGTGTAGAGTATCGCCAAGGACGCAAACGAGCGATCGCTAATATTTACGATGCTGGATTGAGTGATTGTCATCTTCACTTGTTAGAACAATTTGAGGTTCAAGCTAATTTAGTTGTGCCGATTTTGCTGAAAATAGATGAAGAAAATACTGGCGCGTGTTTGTGGGGTTTATTAGTGGCGCACCAATGCTCTAGTAAACGCGATTGGGAAGATCATCAATTGGATTTGCTTGATCAACTGACAGTGCAGATTGCGATCGCCATTCAACAATCAAGCATATTTCAACAAGCTCAGAATGAAATAGCAGAGCGACAAAAAGCGGAAAACAACTTAAGAGCTGCATTACTAGAAAAAGAAGTTCTCTTAAAAGAAGTTCATCATCGAGTTAAAAATAACCTGCAAATTGTATCGAGTCTGTTACAACTCCAGTCTCAAACACTCAAAGATCCGGAAATTATCAGAGTTTTCCAAGACAGCCAAAACCGCATTGACTCCATTTCTCTCATTCACAAAAACTTATATATATCGCCCAATATCGGCAAACTGGATGTTGTAGACTATGTAGAAAATCTAGTAACCAGTATTCTAATTTCTTATCAGCTAGAACCAGGCAGAATTTCACTAGAAACTAATATAGATGCAGTTAATTTGAATATTGATCAAGCTATAGCCTGTGGACTGGTGATCAACGAATTATTATCCAATTCCCTTAAACACGCTTTTCCTGGTCAAAAGCAGGGTAAAATTACTATTGATTTACGTAATAATGGCAACGACATTGAAATGATTATTCAAGATAATGGCGTTGGTTTACCAGCTAACTTAGATTGGAGTAATACTGATTCTTTAGGACTTTCATTAGTTTATGACTTAGTAACCGAACAAATAGAAGGCAGCATTACAGTAGAACGTAATCATGGCACAGTATTTAAAATCCAGTTTCCCCATTTAACTTTGCATCAATAA
- the fbp gene encoding class 1 fructose-bisphosphatase: protein MTQAPESLDFSMNDATDKSLDRDCTTLSRHVLQQMQSFGADAQDLSMLMNRIGLAGKLVARRLSRAGLMEGVLGFSGDVNVQGESVKKMDVYANDVFISVFKQSGLVCRLASEEMEEPYYIPENCPVGRYTLLYDPIDGSSNTDTNLSLGSIFAIRQQQGDDADHKATDLLTNGRKQIAAGYILYGPSTMLVYTMGNGVHSFTLDPSLGEFILSEENIKIPNHGSVYSVNEGNFWQWEESMREYIRYVHRTEGYTARYSGAMVSDIHRILVQGGVFLYPGTIQSPEGKLRLLYESAPLAMLIEQAGGRATTGLVDILDVVPKKLHQRTPLIIGSKEDVAKVESFTQNGH from the coding sequence ATGACTCAAGCACCAGAATCTCTAGATTTTTCTATGAATGATGCCACGGATAAAAGCTTAGATCGTGATTGTACAACGTTATCGCGTCACGTACTCCAACAGATGCAAAGTTTTGGCGCAGATGCTCAGGACTTGAGTATGCTGATGAATCGCATCGGTTTGGCGGGTAAGCTGGTGGCTCGTCGTCTCAGTCGCGCTGGTTTAATGGAAGGTGTGCTGGGATTTTCTGGAGATGTGAATGTCCAAGGCGAATCCGTCAAAAAGATGGATGTCTATGCCAATGACGTATTTATCTCGGTATTTAAGCAAAGTGGCTTAGTCTGTCGTCTCGCTTCCGAGGAAATGGAAGAACCCTACTACATCCCAGAAAACTGCCCAGTAGGTCGCTATACCTTGCTCTATGACCCCATTGATGGTTCATCGAACACTGATACTAATCTGAGTTTGGGTTCGATTTTTGCTATTCGTCAACAACAAGGTGATGATGCAGATCACAAAGCTACTGACCTTTTAACCAACGGACGCAAGCAAATCGCCGCCGGATATATCCTGTATGGCCCTAGCACCATGCTGGTCTATACTATGGGTAATGGCGTTCATTCTTTTACCCTTGATCCTAGTTTAGGGGAATTTATCCTGTCGGAAGAAAATATCAAAATTCCTAACCACGGTTCTGTTTACAGCGTGAACGAAGGGAATTTTTGGCAGTGGGAAGAATCAATGCGGGAGTATATCCGCTACGTCCACCGAACTGAAGGTTATACGGCTCGTTATAGTGGCGCGATGGTGAGTGATATCCATCGAATTTTAGTTCAAGGCGGCGTTTTTCTCTATCCTGGTACAATTCAAAGCCCAGAAGGTAAGTTGCGCTTGCTTTATGAATCTGCTCCTTTGGCTATGTTGATTGAACAAGCTGGTGGTCGTGCGACTACAGGATTGGTAGATATTTTGGATGTAGTACCCAAGAAACTGCATCAACGCACACCTTTGATTATTGGTAGTAAAGAAGATGTAGCCAAGGTGGAGTCTTTTACTCAAAACGGACACTAA
- a CDS encoding RNA recognition motif domain-containing protein, translating into MTIYVGNLSYRATEEDLKSVFADYGEVKRVVLPTDRETGRMRGFAFVEMNEDAQEDAAITELDGAEWMGRQLKVNKAKPREDNRREDSRRGSWSNKQDF; encoded by the coding sequence ATGACTATTTACGTTGGAAACCTCTCTTACCGCGCTACTGAAGAAGACTTAAAGTCTGTATTTGCAGACTACGGCGAAGTCAAAAGAGTAGTTTTACCCACTGACCGCGAAACAGGACGGATGCGTGGTTTTGCATTTGTGGAAATGAACGAAGATGCCCAAGAAGACGCTGCTATTACCGAGTTAGATGGTGCAGAATGGATGGGTCGTCAACTGAAAGTCAATAAAGCCAAACCAAGGGAGGATAACCGACGGGAAGATAGTCGGCGAGGAAGCTGGAGTAACAAACAAGATTTTTAA
- a CDS encoding IS982 family transposase, giving the protein MVDGSTLLTTIFVLIDDWYQQKGYRYVPLLPGPSPKFTDSEVLTLLVAMDFFPYPGEQQFLGFVRANYLSLFPKLLDQSQFNRRARRLEGMLEELRRFWLRDLGAIFERTLLLDTKPIPVVGYKRDKSQSEFTGSADYGWCASRKMNYFGYKLVLVSTLNGIPLVYSLVPASTDERLAAESVLDSIRGCRILADKGFIGGEWQSDIAKTTGNQIFTPKRANQLQQQPKAFEGLLNRLRERVEGVFHEVQNTGRNLERLLRKKVDGICVHVAAKITSHTLRIFLRLRFGIDVLTFEQHPLP; this is encoded by the coding sequence ATGGTAGACGGTTCGACCCTATTGACGACAATTTTTGTGCTAATAGATGACTGGTATCAACAAAAAGGCTATCGTTACGTACCGTTATTGCCAGGGCCATCACCAAAATTTACGGATAGTGAGGTGTTAACACTGTTGGTAGCAATGGATTTTTTCCCATACCCAGGAGAACAGCAGTTTTTAGGGTTCGTGAGGGCAAATTATTTGAGTTTGTTTCCAAAATTGTTAGACCAAAGCCAGTTCAACCGCAGAGCCAGACGATTAGAGGGAATGCTGGAAGAATTAAGACGTTTCTGGCTTCGAGACTTGGGGGCAATCTTTGAACGCACCTTGCTGTTAGATACCAAACCAATACCTGTCGTTGGCTACAAACGTGACAAAAGCCAAAGTGAATTTACAGGCAGTGCTGATTATGGCTGGTGTGCCAGTCGCAAAATGAATTACTTTGGCTACAAGTTAGTTCTGGTCAGCACTCTGAATGGTATTCCCTTGGTTTATTCTTTAGTGCCAGCCAGTACAGATGAACGTTTAGCGGCAGAATCGGTTTTAGATTCCATTCGTGGCTGCCGCATCCTTGCAGATAAAGGATTTATCGGTGGTGAATGGCAAAGCGATATTGCCAAAACTACGGGTAATCAAATTTTTACTCCAAAACGAGCTAATCAGCTTCAACAACAGCCAAAAGCTTTTGAGGGTTTGCTTAATCGCCTGCGCGAGCGCGTGGAAGGGGTATTTCACGAAGTGCAAAATACCGGACGTAATTTGGAGCGTCTACTGAGGAAGAAAGTTGATGGTATCTGCGTCCATGTTGCTGCTAAAATCACCAGTCATACTCTACGTATTTTTCTGCGTCTTCGTTTTGGTATTGACGTTCTTACTTTTGAACAGCATCCTCTGCCTTAA